One Carboxydothermus pertinax genomic window carries:
- a CDS encoding acyl-CoA dehydrogenase family protein has protein sequence MISFELTEEQKAIQKMARDFVRKEIIPIAAEYDEKEEIPWQVIEKVFKAGLMNLHVPVEYGGQGVDFMTEAIVAEEMAYGCLGINGTFGNNALALTPLLIAGTEEQMEKFLKPFCAKPNLAAFCLTEPEAGSDVSGIKTTARLEGDEWVLNGTKCFITNGGVASLYTVFATVDRSKGIKGITAFLVPGDTPGIYGGKKEKKMGDRASHVAEVILENVRIPRENVLGEVGSGFKIAMQTLDQTRPMIGATAVGVARRALDEALKYAKERKQFGRAIAEFQAIQFMLADMAMQIEAARALVWKACWMLDQGMKATKEGAMAKCFASDIAMKVTVDAVQILGGYGYMRDYTVEKLMRDAKITQIYEGTNQIQRLVIGRELLKD, from the coding sequence GTGATTAGTTTTGAATTAACGGAGGAGCAAAAAGCTATTCAAAAGATGGCCAGAGATTTTGTCAGAAAAGAAATTATTCCTATTGCCGCGGAATACGATGAAAAGGAAGAAATACCCTGGCAGGTGATTGAAAAAGTATTTAAAGCCGGACTTATGAATTTGCATGTTCCGGTGGAGTACGGTGGGCAGGGAGTGGATTTTATGACCGAGGCCATTGTGGCCGAAGAAATGGCTTACGGCTGCCTTGGCATAAATGGTACCTTTGGGAATAACGCTCTGGCTCTGACTCCGCTTTTAATTGCCGGGACCGAAGAGCAGATGGAAAAGTTTTTAAAACCGTTTTGCGCCAAACCCAACTTAGCAGCTTTTTGCTTAACCGAACCGGAAGCCGGTTCCGACGTTTCCGGAATTAAAACCACCGCCCGGCTGGAAGGGGATGAATGGGTTTTAAACGGGACAAAATGTTTTATCACCAACGGCGGGGTGGCGAGCCTTTACACGGTTTTTGCAACCGTTGATCGGAGTAAAGGGATAAAGGGGATTACGGCTTTTTTAGTTCCGGGGGATACGCCGGGGATTTATGGCGGAAAAAAAGAAAAGAAAATGGGCGACCGGGCGTCCCACGTAGCGGAGGTGATACTGGAGAATGTTAGGATTCCAAGAGAAAATGTCTTGGGGGAGGTGGGTAGCGGTTTTAAAATTGCCATGCAAACTTTAGACCAGACGCGCCCGATGATTGGGGCTACGGCAGTAGGGGTTGCCCGGCGGGCTTTAGATGAAGCGCTTAAATACGCTAAAGAGCGAAAACAGTTTGGCCGTGCTATCGCCGAATTCCAGGCAATTCAATTTATGCTGGCCGATATGGCGATGCAGATTGAAGCAGCCCGGGCGCTGGTCTGGAAAGCCTGCTGGATGCTGGACCAAGGTATGAAAGCAACTAAAGAGGGTGCAATGGCGAAATGTTTTGCCAGCGATATAGCGATGAAAGTAACCGTCGATGCGGTGCAAATTCTTGGCGGTTACGGCTATATGCGGGACTATACGGTGGAAAAATTGATGCGGGATGCGAAAATTACCCAAATTTATGAAGGTACCAACCAGATTCAAAGACTGGTAATTGGCCGGGAACTTTTAAAAGATTAA
- a CDS encoding long-chain-fatty-acid--CoA ligase, which yields MTSVYQAKPWLKHYSEGVRPSLNYPEKTLHELFWETTEKYPGLTATVFLGQEMTYKELGEQIKRFTTALSKLSIKKGDRVAVMLPNCQEFVISYFAILNLGGIVVQTNPMYVERELEYQLNDSGAETIILLDVLYPRAQAVKGNTALKNIIVVSIPLIGTYNGEFGPGVYKFSDLISDSEPSPPEVTVTPDDVAVLQYTGGTTGISKGAMLTHKNLVANVYQVREFSNGIFFDGQERVLTALPLFHVYGMTCCMNLATCFGGTMILIPKFDATLLLQHIQRYRPTSFPGAPTMYVALLNHPDLTKYDLKSINVCVSGSAPLPVEVQTKFEEVTGAVVVEGYGLSEASPVTHCNPIRGTRKIGSIGVPYSDTIAKIVDIETGEDLPPGQIGELVVQGPQVMKGYWNRPEETAKALKDGWLYTGDLAKMDEDGFFYIVDRKKDMIIAGGYNIYPREVEEVLYQHPKVKEAIVVGVPDPYRGETVKAFIVVKEGETLTEQEVIEFCNAHLARYKVPRLVEFRSELPKTVVGKVLRRQLREEELQKQNKNDERF from the coding sequence ATGACTTCGGTGTATCAGGCTAAACCCTGGTTAAAGCATTATTCCGAAGGGGTCAGGCCGAGTCTAAACTACCCGGAGAAAACTCTCCATGAGCTTTTCTGGGAAACCACGGAAAAATATCCGGGGTTGACGGCTACTGTATTTTTAGGGCAGGAAATGACCTATAAAGAACTGGGCGAACAAATTAAAAGATTTACCACTGCCTTAAGTAAACTTAGCATTAAAAAAGGTGACCGGGTAGCGGTGATGCTTCCCAACTGTCAGGAGTTTGTGATAAGTTACTTTGCCATTTTAAACCTTGGGGGCATTGTGGTCCAGACAAATCCCATGTATGTGGAAAGGGAATTAGAGTACCAGTTAAACGATTCCGGTGCCGAGACCATTATTTTATTAGATGTTTTGTACCCGAGAGCTCAGGCGGTAAAAGGAAATACCGCTCTTAAAAATATCATCGTGGTCAGTATCCCGCTAATCGGCACCTATAACGGTGAATTTGGACCTGGAGTTTATAAATTTAGTGATTTAATCTCCGATTCTGAACCAAGTCCTCCTGAAGTTACCGTGACTCCCGACGATGTGGCGGTATTACAGTATACCGGCGGAACAACAGGTATTTCCAAGGGGGCAATGCTGACCCATAAAAATTTAGTGGCCAATGTTTATCAGGTCAGAGAATTTTCTAACGGTATCTTCTTTGACGGCCAGGAGAGAGTCTTAACCGCCTTGCCTCTCTTCCATGTTTACGGAATGACCTGCTGCATGAATTTGGCTACCTGCTTTGGCGGGACGATGATCTTAATTCCCAAATTTGATGCTACTCTCCTGCTGCAGCATATCCAGCGCTACCGTCCAACTTCCTTCCCTGGCGCTCCCACAATGTATGTAGCTTTACTGAACCACCCGGACCTGACGAAATACGACTTGAAGTCGATTAATGTTTGTGTAAGTGGTTCCGCACCGCTGCCTGTAGAAGTGCAGACCAAATTTGAAGAAGTTACCGGTGCCGTGGTTGTGGAAGGTTACGGGTTGTCCGAAGCCTCTCCGGTGACCCACTGTAACCCCATAAGAGGCACCAGAAAAATTGGCTCAATAGGTGTGCCTTATTCCGATACCATAGCCAAAATAGTAGATATCGAAACCGGAGAGGATTTACCGCCGGGACAGATTGGTGAACTGGTGGTCCAGGGGCCGCAGGTCATGAAAGGCTACTGGAACCGTCCCGAAGAGACCGCTAAAGCCTTAAAGGATGGCTGGCTCTATACCGGCGACCTGGCCAAAATGGATGAAGACGGCTTTTTCTACATTGTTGACCGGAAGAAAGACATGATTATTGCCGGAGGCTACAACATTTATCCCCGGGAAGTTGAAGAGGTACTTTATCAGCATCCCAAAGTTAAAGAAGCGATTGTGGTTGGTGTGCCGGATCCTTACCGGGGAGAAACGGTCAAAGCGTTTATTGTCGTAAAAGAGGGAGAAACCTTAACGGAGCAGGAAGTAATTGAATTCTGCAACGCTCACCTGGCCAGGTACAAAGTACCGCGCTTGGTGGAATTCAGATCCGAACTTCCCAAAACTGTCGTGGGTAAAGTCTTACGCCGTCAGCTGCGGGAGGAAGAGTTGCAAAAGCAAAATAAAAACGATGAAAGGTTTTAA
- a CDS encoding DUF362 domain-containing protein, protein MVMPVVSIVSFKDAYQSLRKALELCDGFAGLKKDDKILIKPNLVSWDFDLPFPPFGVVTTSAVMAALVRILKEEGFNHLTIGEGSLMNPRPMGRQIFKVLGYEKLAEQYGVELIDFNEGKFTEIDFGPIKLAVANKVLEADKIINLPVLKTHNQCKVSLGIKNLKGTINRRSKTHCHGKDWDLEHTFPHLAEKLPIALTIIDGVFALEKGPGHTGKAYRKDLLIASTDVFAADVVGAYVMGYHASDIEHLRYFAERNGRSTELQIIEIRGEDIAKHREYIDYDWEWQEGDLGPAGFAKRRITGIAIRKYDSSLCTGCSGMYNPMLIMLMSAFKGKPFPNVEVISGKRQLASPGFDYTVLFGKCVYELNKNNPNIKNAIALKGCPPSIKDLEENLKEAGIYCNYDEYVNYRNYIFSRYKKEDGFDLGLYSL, encoded by the coding sequence ATGGTAATGCCAGTAGTCTCAATCGTTAGTTTTAAAGATGCCTATCAATCACTAAGAAAAGCTTTAGAACTTTGTGATGGATTTGCAGGCTTAAAAAAAGATGACAAAATCTTAATCAAGCCCAATTTAGTATCCTGGGATTTTGATTTGCCATTTCCGCCCTTTGGCGTGGTTACTACCTCAGCGGTTATGGCAGCGTTGGTAAGAATCCTTAAGGAAGAAGGATTTAACCACCTGACCATTGGCGAGGGTTCTTTAATGAACCCTCGCCCGATGGGAAGGCAAATCTTTAAGGTATTAGGCTACGAAAAACTTGCCGAACAGTACGGGGTAGAGCTTATAGATTTTAATGAAGGCAAATTTACCGAAATCGATTTTGGCCCCATAAAACTTGCTGTTGCCAATAAAGTGTTAGAAGCGGATAAAATCATTAACCTTCCCGTCTTAAAAACCCACAACCAGTGTAAAGTATCCCTTGGGATAAAAAACCTGAAAGGGACCATCAATCGCCGCTCTAAAACCCACTGCCACGGTAAAGACTGGGACTTAGAACACACTTTTCCCCATTTAGCTGAAAAATTACCTATAGCCCTGACCATCATCGATGGAGTTTTTGCCTTAGAAAAAGGTCCGGGCCACACCGGCAAAGCATACCGCAAAGACTTACTTATCGCATCTACCGATGTTTTTGCCGCCGATGTAGTTGGAGCTTATGTGATGGGCTATCATGCCTCGGATATAGAACATTTACGTTATTTTGCTGAACGTAACGGCCGCAGTACGGAACTTCAAATTATAGAAATTCGCGGGGAAGATATAGCCAAACACCGAGAATATATCGACTACGACTGGGAATGGCAGGAAGGGGATCTCGGCCCTGCCGGTTTTGCCAAGCGGAGGATTACCGGTATTGCCATTAGAAAATACGATAGTTCCCTCTGCACCGGTTGTTCGGGGATGTATAATCCCATGCTTATTATGTTGATGTCAGCTTTTAAGGGTAAACCTTTTCCCAATGTAGAGGTGATTAGCGGTAAGCGCCAGCTGGCTTCACCGGGGTTTGATTACACCGTTTTATTTGGCAAATGCGTATATGAACTAAATAAAAATAACCCCAACATCAAAAATGCCATAGCCTTAAAAGGCTGCCCGCCTTCTATTAAAGACCTGGAAGAAAACCTAAAAGAAGCTGGGATTTACTGCAATTATGACGAATATGTAAATTACCGGAACTACATCTTCAGCCGCTATAAAAAAGAGGATGGCTTTGATTTAGGGCTTTATTCCCTTTAA
- a CDS encoding MaoC family dehydratase N-terminal domain-containing protein, with the protein MEIKKEMVGMKFPPFTYRVVEEKIRELVAAIGDPNPIYRDRNEAQAQGYENIVAPPTFITLATHWTGSLYRYLKEIGVDLTRILHGEEHYEYFGEIYPGDILTGEAKLLAVEEKKGNFGPMTFIKIEIIYTNQEGKKVLRATGVIIVKN; encoded by the coding sequence ATGGAGATAAAAAAAGAAATGGTAGGAATGAAATTTCCCCCTTTTACTTACCGGGTAGTAGAGGAGAAGATAAGGGAACTAGTAGCAGCAATAGGTGATCCCAATCCAATCTACAGAGATCGAAACGAAGCCCAAGCCCAGGGCTATGAAAACATAGTGGCACCTCCTACCTTTATTACCTTAGCTACTCACTGGACCGGGTCTCTCTACCGGTATCTGAAGGAAATAGGGGTTGATCTTACTCGTATTTTACACGGGGAAGAGCATTACGAGTATTTTGGGGAAATTTATCCGGGGGATATTTTAACCGGAGAAGCAAAGCTTCTCGCGGTAGAAGAAAAGAAAGGAAATTTTGGCCCCATGACGTTTATCAAAATAGAGATTATTTATACCAACCAAGAGGGGAAAAAAGTTTTACGGGCCACCGGTGTAATTATTGTGAAAAATTAA
- a CDS encoding MaoC/PaaZ C-terminal domain-containing protein produces MKKRVSELKPGDEFPALKKEPVTRVQIARYAGASGDFNPLHLDDAAGIALGTGGVIAHGMLIMGFAGQAVTSWIPKKALKKFGVRFVGMTRPGESITVEGKITEVKVQGEEYSITAKITAKGQNQNLKIKGSFAALLPPDYELILKD; encoded by the coding sequence ATGAAAAAGAGAGTATCCGAATTAAAGCCGGGGGATGAATTTCCGGCCTTAAAGAAAGAGCCGGTCACCCGGGTGCAAATTGCCCGCTATGCCGGCGCCTCGGGTGATTTTAATCCGCTTCACTTAGATGATGCGGCGGGCATAGCTCTCGGTACCGGAGGTGTTATCGCCCACGGAATGCTAATTATGGGCTTTGCCGGCCAGGCGGTTACCAGCTGGATACCGAAAAAAGCCTTAAAAAAATTTGGGGTGCGGTTTGTAGGGATGACCCGCCCTGGAGAGTCAATTACTGTAGAAGGAAAAATTACTGAGGTGAAAGTTCAGGGGGAGGAGTACAGTATTACCGCCAAAATAACTGCTAAAGGCCAAAATCAAAACCTTAAAATAAAAGGAAGTTTTGCAGCGCTGCTTCCTCCAGATTATGAATTAATACTAAAAGACTAA
- a CDS encoding 4-hydroxyphenylacetate 3-hydroxylase family protein, whose amino-acid sequence MRTAEEYMEKLFKMRKNVYYDGELIGRDDPRLRPGINVICETFNYAADPQYEELLTATSHLTGKKVNRFTHIHQSTDDLLKKQEMTRFMCQRVGGCVQRCMGIDALNALSVVTKDMDNALGTSYHERFLNYLRYFQENDLVGNCAQTDVKGDRSLRPHQQEDPDLYLRVVEKREDGIVVCGAKAHNTIAPYADEIIVVPTRMMTEKDADWAVAFAVPADADGVTQIIRISNPRPRKKLDAPIAQYGSADSLTVFDHVFVPWERVFMCGEWQFAGQLALLFATYHRHSYTGCKPAVTDIIMGASALVAEYNGVPKAPHVRDALVELITVAELVYGAGIAAGVKAKKAASGTYIPEVVYTNVARYYAGINVYHEHEILAELAGGLPATLPPEGDFLNDDTKGYLEKYIMRKAGISAENQHRCFRMISDLLVSAHAGVKQVAGVHGGGSPIMEKIAIYGQYDIEEKKKLAKYLAGIKE is encoded by the coding sequence ATGCGGACAGCAGAGGAGTATATGGAAAAGCTTTTTAAGATGCGGAAAAACGTTTATTACGATGGGGAACTTATTGGCCGGGACGATCCAAGATTAAGACCCGGGATAAATGTTATCTGTGAAACTTTTAATTATGCGGCCGATCCGCAGTATGAAGAGTTATTAACAGCAACATCTCATTTAACCGGGAAAAAAGTAAACCGCTTTACCCATATTCATCAGAGTACCGATGATTTACTGAAAAAACAGGAAATGACCCGCTTTATGTGCCAAAGAGTGGGTGGCTGTGTCCAGCGCTGCATGGGAATTGATGCCTTAAACGCCCTTTCGGTCGTAACCAAAGACATGGATAATGCCCTGGGCACCAGCTACCACGAACGCTTTTTAAATTATTTGAGATATTTTCAAGAAAATGACCTGGTGGGCAACTGCGCCCAAACCGATGTCAAAGGCGACCGTTCCCTGCGCCCCCACCAGCAGGAAGACCCGGATTTGTATTTGCGAGTAGTGGAAAAACGGGAAGATGGCATAGTGGTTTGCGGTGCCAAGGCCCACAACACCATCGCCCCTTATGCCGATGAAATCATTGTTGTCCCTACCCGGATGATGACGGAAAAAGATGCGGACTGGGCGGTCGCTTTTGCCGTCCCGGCCGATGCTGATGGGGTTACCCAAATAATTCGAATATCCAACCCCCGGCCGCGGAAGAAGCTCGATGCTCCCATTGCCCAGTACGGCTCCGCCGACTCCTTAACGGTTTTTGACCACGTCTTTGTGCCCTGGGAGCGGGTGTTTATGTGCGGGGAGTGGCAGTTTGCTGGCCAACTAGCTCTTTTATTTGCCACCTACCACAGGCACAGCTATACCGGCTGCAAGCCGGCGGTAACCGACATCATCATGGGGGCATCGGCCCTGGTAGCCGAGTATAATGGAGTGCCCAAAGCACCGCATGTTCGGGATGCCTTAGTTGAACTTATCACTGTGGCTGAGCTGGTTTACGGCGCCGGGATAGCTGCCGGTGTCAAAGCCAAAAAAGCAGCATCGGGAACTTATATTCCGGAGGTGGTGTACACCAACGTTGCCCGCTACTACGCCGGCATCAACGTCTACCATGAGCATGAAATCTTGGCCGAATTGGCGGGTGGTTTGCCGGCAACGCTGCCGCCGGAAGGAGATTTTCTCAATGATGATACCAAAGGTTACCTGGAAAAATACATTATGCGAAAAGCGGGAATTTCAGCGGAAAACCAGCACCGCTGTTTCAGGATGATTAGCGACTTACTGGTTTCGGCCCATGCTGGTGTTAAACAGGTAGCTGGAGTGCACGGCGGTGGTTCGCCGATTATGGAAAAAATAGCAATTTACGGCCAGTACGATATTGAGGAGAAGAAAAAACTGGCTAAATATTTAGCGGGGATTAAAGAATAA
- a CDS encoding alpha/beta fold hydrolase → MPYAEVNGIKMFYKEQGSGPPLLCIMGLGGNADWWSERFVFEMSEEFRLILPDNRGAGRSDCPEEQWTIETNADDVKTLLDELKIEKTNVFGISMGGMIAQIFAIKYPERVEKLVLGCTFCGVKHGIPSQALLWDDSSLEARARKTAELIFCEETIKKYPKVIDLFVERYLKLPTSREGFFRQLNAILNFDSFNDLKKITAPTLIMTGMEDQILHHENSDILRKHIQNSRLVKFSPAGHGFFEEVPEVLDILKSFFKS, encoded by the coding sequence ATGCCATATGCTGAGGTTAACGGAATTAAAATGTTTTATAAAGAACAGGGAAGCGGGCCGCCCCTTCTTTGCATCATGGGCTTAGGGGGCAACGCAGACTGGTGGAGCGAGCGGTTTGTCTTTGAAATGAGTGAGGAGTTTCGCCTTATCTTACCGGACAACCGGGGAGCGGGGAGAAGCGACTGCCCGGAAGAGCAGTGGACCATTGAAACCAATGCCGATGATGTTAAAACTCTTTTAGATGAATTAAAAATAGAAAAAACTAATGTCTTTGGTATCTCCATGGGCGGGATGATAGCTCAAATTTTCGCTATTAAATATCCGGAACGGGTAGAAAAGCTGGTCTTAGGCTGCACCTTTTGCGGGGTTAAACACGGTATCCCGTCCCAGGCTCTTCTCTGGGATGACAGCTCCCTTGAAGCCCGGGCTCGGAAAACTGCAGAACTAATCTTTTGTGAGGAAACAATAAAAAAATACCCCAAAGTCATTGATTTATTTGTAGAACGCTACCTGAAACTTCCTACCTCCAGGGAAGGCTTTTTCCGCCAGTTAAATGCTATTTTAAACTTTGATAGCTTCAATGATTTAAAGAAAATCACTGCACCAACCTTAATCATGACCGGAATGGAAGACCAAATCTTACATCATGAAAACTCCGACATCCTGCGAAAACACATTCAGAACTCCCGATTAGTGAAGTTTAGTCCTGCGGGTCATGGCTTTTTTGAAGAAGTACCGGAAGTCTTGGATATCTTAAAAAGCTTCTTTAAAAGCTAA
- a CDS encoding flavodoxin family protein, whose amino-acid sequence MMKVVAFNGSPRANGNTYQALKLVLAELEKENIEGEIIQVGDKVIRGCLACGKCVRNKNERCAIDDEVNDWIQKMKEADGIILGSPVNYSGIAATMKAFLDRAFYVASANGGLFRHKVGAAVVAVRRSGGVAAFDQLNHYLNYAEMFIPTSNYWNVIHGTKPGEALQDEEGVQIMSVLGKNMAYLLKLIAKGKGEIEAPEKESKVYTNFIR is encoded by the coding sequence ATGATGAAGGTAGTAGCATTTAACGGCAGTCCCAGAGCAAACGGAAACACTTATCAAGCTTTAAAGCTGGTTTTGGCGGAGTTAGAAAAAGAGAACATTGAAGGGGAAATAATCCAGGTGGGGGATAAGGTAATAAGAGGCTGTCTTGCCTGCGGCAAGTGTGTAAGGAATAAAAACGAAAGATGTGCCATTGACGATGAAGTAAACGACTGGATTCAAAAAATGAAAGAGGCGGATGGCATAATCTTAGGCTCCCCCGTCAACTATTCGGGTATTGCTGCGACTATGAAGGCGTTTTTAGACCGGGCGTTTTACGTAGCTTCAGCCAACGGCGGACTCTTCCGGCATAAAGTTGGTGCTGCGGTGGTAGCGGTCCGGCGTTCGGGCGGGGTAGCAGCCTTTGACCAGTTAAATCACTATCTAAACTACGCCGAGATGTTTATCCCCACCAGTAACTACTGGAATGTCATCCACGGCACCAAACCCGGGGAAGCCCTGCAGGATGAAGAGGGCGTGCAAATTATGAGTGTCCTCGGAAAAAACATGGCTTATCTTTTAAAGCTCATAGCCAAAGGCAAGGGTGAGATCGAGGCTCCAGAGAAAGAAAGTAAGGTATATACCAATTTTATACGGTAA
- a CDS encoding nuclease-related domain-containing protein has protein sequence MMLARLLKQNREIKEEFYKKIAEKHAMEKEKIKEKIDDAVPGFLGKMLKPAADLVYNLEQKKKDDKGENGEFISFLKFFLVLPSEWRIINDVVLEPLEDEFIQIDHLMIGPPGIFLIETKNWRGAILGKKDEFLRKENNKWVKTSSPIKQNYRHQKLFGEWLKREGFEKYIDLIFPVVLFVSPDLLKTEDCTMPVFDSGLALSIYLRGKKEDCLSISEIENIANRIINAKPFTKLPVTEKIEEKQKKNPRINQKKKW, from the coding sequence ATGATGCTAGCTAGGCTTTTAAAACAAAATCGGGAAATAAAAGAAGAGTTTTATAAAAAAATAGCCGAAAAGCATGCCATGGAAAAAGAAAAAATCAAAGAAAAGATTGACGATGCTGTTCCAGGGTTTCTTGGTAAAATGTTAAAGCCTGCGGCGGATTTAGTTTATAACCTTGAACAAAAAAAGAAAGACGATAAAGGAGAAAACGGCGAATTTATTTCTTTTCTAAAATTTTTCCTTGTCTTACCTTCGGAGTGGCGAATAATAAATGATGTGGTTTTAGAGCCACTGGAAGACGAATTTATTCAAATTGATCACTTAATGATCGGACCTCCTGGGATATTTTTGATTGAGACCAAAAATTGGCGTGGAGCTATTTTAGGTAAAAAAGATGAATTTTTACGAAAAGAAAATAATAAATGGGTCAAAACCTCCAGCCCCATAAAACAAAATTACCGGCACCAAAAACTTTTTGGCGAATGGCTTAAAAGGGAAGGCTTTGAAAAATACATAGATCTTATTTTTCCTGTTGTTTTATTTGTAAGTCCTGATTTGTTAAAAACAGAAGACTGCACCATGCCGGTATTTGATAGTGGCCTTGCTTTATCAATCTATCTACGGGGCAAAAAAGAAGACTGTCTTTCCATTTCGGAAATAGAAAACATAGCAAATCGTATTATAAACGCAAAACCTTTCACAAAACTGCCAGTTACGGAAAAGATTGAGGAAAAGCAAAAGAAAAACCCGAGGATAAACCAGAAGAAAAAGTGGTAA